Proteins co-encoded in one Prescottella sp. R16 genomic window:
- the rpoZ gene encoding DNA-directed RNA polymerase subunit omega, translating to MSDVRGTLPAYDTPLGITNPPIDELLERTSSKYALVIYSAKRARQINDYYNQLGDGILEYVGPLVEPGLQEKPLSIALREIHADLLEHTEGE from the coding sequence GTGTCCGACGTCCGTGGCACTCTGCCCGCCTACGACACCCCGCTCGGCATCACCAACCCGCCGATCGACGAGCTGCTCGAGCGCACCTCGTCGAAGTACGCGCTGGTCATCTACTCGGCCAAGCGAGCCCGTCAGATCAACGACTACTACAACCAGCTCGGTGACGGCATCCTCGAATACGTGGGCCCGCTCGTCGAGCCGGGTCTGCAGGAGAAGCCGCTGTCGATCGCGCTGCGCGAGATCCACGCCGATCTGCTCGAGCACACCGAAGGCGAGTGA
- the gmk gene encoding guanylate kinase produces the protein MSGDAVRRGRLVVLAGPSAVGKSSVVRLLRERMPEVVFSVSATTRDPRPGEVDGQDYHFVTRAEFDRMIDAGELLEWADIHGGLQRSGTPAGPVHRALAEGKPVLLEVDLVGARSVRAAMPEAVLTFMAPPSWEVLVSRLTGRGTEPADVVERRLQTAEVELAAQDEFDTVIVNEDVGRACDELVSLLVGRQP, from the coding sequence GTGAGTGGCGACGCAGTGCGGAGGGGTCGGCTGGTAGTACTGGCCGGCCCCTCGGCCGTCGGCAAGTCCAGCGTCGTCCGGCTGCTGCGTGAGCGCATGCCCGAGGTGGTCTTCAGCGTCTCGGCGACCACGCGTGATCCGCGACCGGGCGAGGTGGACGGCCAGGACTACCACTTCGTGACGCGCGCCGAGTTCGACCGCATGATCGACGCCGGTGAACTGCTCGAGTGGGCGGACATCCACGGCGGACTGCAGCGGTCCGGCACCCCGGCCGGTCCGGTGCACCGGGCCCTCGCCGAAGGCAAGCCGGTCCTGCTCGAGGTCGACCTCGTCGGCGCTCGCTCGGTGCGGGCCGCGATGCCCGAGGCCGTGCTCACGTTCATGGCGCCGCCCAGCTGGGAGGTGCTGGTGTCCCGGCTGACCGGCCGCGGAACCGAACCGGCCGACGTCGTCGAACGCCGGCTGCAGACCGCCGAGGTCGAGTTGGCCGCACAGGACGAGTTCGACACCGTCATCGTCAACGAGGATGTCGGACGGGCGTGCGACGAGTTGGTATCCTTGTTGGTCGGACGTCAGCCGTGA
- a CDS encoding dihydroorotase — protein MSASGNVLIENVLVYGEGEPTDVLIGDGQILEIGPGLAAAGAVEVIDGAGQILLPGFVDMHTHLREPGREDTETIDTGSAAAALGGYTAVFAMANTSPVADTAVITDHVWRRGQEVGLVDVHPVGAVTVGLEGKQLAEMATMAAGVGKVKVFSDDGHCVYDPLIMRRALEYSASLGVLIAQHAEEPRLTAGAVAHEGPTAARLGLAGWPRAAEESIVARDALLARDAGARVHICHASTAGSVELVKWARSQGIAITAEVTPHHLLLDDSRLETYDAVNKVNPPLREASDVAALRRGLAEGIIDCVATDHAPHAEQDKCCEFAQARPGMLGLETALSIVVETMVRPGLLDWRGVARVMSERPAEITGLDDQGRPIAVGEPANLVLIDPDAEWTVHGPALASVANNTPYEAMTLPAKVTTTVLRGRITARDGVVRTREEVR, from the coding sequence ATGTCCGCGAGCGGGAACGTGTTGATCGAGAACGTTCTGGTGTACGGGGAGGGCGAGCCGACCGACGTGCTGATCGGGGACGGGCAGATCCTCGAGATCGGCCCGGGGCTGGCGGCCGCCGGTGCCGTCGAGGTGATCGACGGCGCGGGCCAGATCCTGCTGCCCGGTTTCGTGGACATGCACACGCATCTGCGTGAGCCCGGCCGCGAGGACACCGAGACCATCGACACCGGGTCGGCGGCGGCAGCACTCGGCGGGTACACCGCGGTGTTCGCGATGGCGAACACCAGCCCGGTCGCCGACACCGCGGTGATCACCGACCACGTGTGGCGCCGCGGCCAGGAGGTCGGCCTGGTCGATGTGCACCCGGTCGGTGCCGTCACCGTCGGGCTCGAGGGCAAGCAGCTCGCCGAGATGGCGACGATGGCCGCCGGTGTCGGCAAGGTCAAGGTGTTCTCCGACGACGGCCACTGCGTGTACGACCCGCTGATCATGCGCCGGGCGCTGGAGTACTCGGCGTCGCTGGGTGTGCTGATCGCGCAGCATGCGGAGGAGCCGCGGCTCACCGCCGGTGCGGTCGCGCACGAGGGTCCCACCGCGGCCCGGCTGGGTCTGGCCGGCTGGCCGCGCGCCGCGGAGGAGTCGATCGTGGCGCGGGACGCGCTGCTCGCCCGCGACGCCGGTGCCCGCGTCCACATCTGCCACGCATCGACGGCCGGATCCGTGGAACTCGTGAAGTGGGCCCGCAGTCAGGGCATTGCGATCACCGCGGAGGTCACCCCGCACCACCTGCTGCTCGACGACTCCCGTCTCGAGACGTACGACGCCGTCAACAAGGTCAACCCGCCGCTGCGGGAGGCGTCGGACGTCGCTGCGCTGCGCCGCGGTCTGGCCGAGGGCATCATCGACTGTGTCGCCACCGATCACGCCCCGCATGCGGAGCAGGACAAGTGCTGCGAGTTCGCGCAGGCCCGTCCGGGCATGCTCGGCCTCGAGACGGCGCTGTCGATCGTGGTGGAGACGATGGTGCGTCCCGGCCTGCTGGACTGGCGCGGCGTCGCCCGCGTCATGAGCGAGCGGCCCGCCGAGATCACCGGTCTCGACGACCAGGGCCGTCCGATCGCGGTGGGGGAGCCGGCGAACCTGGTGCTGATCGACCCGGACGCCGAGTGGACGGTACACGGCCCGGCTCTGGCGTCGGTGGCGAACAACACGCCGTACGAGGCGATGACGTTGCCCGCGAAGGTCACGACCACCGTGCTGCGGGGGCGGATCACGGCTCGTGACGGTGTGGTGCGGACACGGGAAGAGGTGCGTTGA
- the pyrF gene encoding orotidine-5'-phosphate decarboxylase, with amino-acid sequence MTSDTTFGARLAAAMRRHGPLCVGIDPHPELLQSWGLTDDVDGLEKFGELCVEAFVGRVALVKPQVAFFEAYGSGGVAVLERIIEVLREAGTLVVADAKRGDIGSTMNAYARAWLGAGSPLASDAVTVSPYLGFGSLNPVLELAERNHGGLFVLAATSNPEGAQVQRSVTADGRSVAQTMVDEAAARNAGAEVLGSVGVVVGATLADAPDLSGLHGPILMPGVGAQGGTADDVRRLAGDCLHAVVPNVSREVLRAGPSVAALQEAVSRSVDSFAFLQA; translated from the coding sequence ATGACGTCCGACACGACGTTCGGGGCGCGGCTGGCCGCGGCGATGCGCCGGCACGGTCCGTTGTGCGTCGGCATCGACCCGCACCCCGAGCTGTTGCAGTCCTGGGGCCTCACCGACGACGTCGACGGGCTCGAGAAGTTCGGTGAGCTGTGCGTCGAGGCGTTCGTGGGCCGGGTCGCGCTCGTCAAGCCGCAGGTCGCGTTCTTCGAGGCGTACGGGTCGGGTGGTGTCGCGGTCCTCGAACGCATCATCGAGGTGTTGCGTGAGGCCGGCACGCTGGTCGTCGCCGACGCCAAGCGCGGTGACATCGGCTCCACGATGAACGCGTATGCCCGCGCGTGGCTCGGTGCCGGGTCGCCGCTCGCATCCGACGCGGTGACGGTGTCTCCGTATCTCGGGTTCGGGTCGTTGAATCCGGTGCTCGAGCTGGCCGAACGCAACCACGGCGGCCTGTTCGTGCTCGCCGCGACCTCCAACCCGGAGGGTGCGCAGGTGCAGCGGTCGGTGACGGCGGACGGCCGGTCCGTCGCCCAGACGATGGTCGACGAGGCCGCCGCCCGCAACGCCGGCGCCGAGGTGCTCGGCTCGGTCGGTGTGGTGGTCGGGGCCACCCTCGCCGACGCCCCGGATCTGAGCGGCCTGCACGGGCCGATCCTCATGCCGGGGGTGGGGGCGCAGGGCGGTACCGCGGACGATGTGCGCCGGCTCGCGGGCGACTGCCTCCACGCCGTCGTGCCCAACGTCTCGCGGGAGGTGCTGCGGGCAGGACCGTCTGTTGCGGCACTGCAGGAGGCCGTCTCGCGGTCCGTGGACTCGTTCGCGTTCCTGCAGGCCTAG
- a CDS encoding transporter — MARLLWVVGCIAVWVLLVFLMYRGWKGRAARQSDRIGKLPAVPTDLGEQLIAPSTGLYVGSTMAPSWQDRIAVGDIGFRATGELSRWTRGILLERDGASAIWIPNESIRAIRTERGLAGKVMTKDGVLVIRWELPTGTEIDTGFRGDDKTMYPVWVRETSSDDSANAAGSGEVEQNGEDA, encoded by the coding sequence ATGGCACGACTCCTGTGGGTGGTCGGCTGCATCGCGGTGTGGGTGCTGCTGGTGTTCCTGATGTACCGCGGTTGGAAGGGTCGGGCGGCCCGCCAGTCCGATCGGATCGGGAAACTGCCCGCGGTTCCGACCGACCTGGGTGAGCAGCTGATCGCGCCGAGCACCGGCCTGTACGTGGGCAGCACGATGGCCCCGAGCTGGCAGGACCGGATCGCGGTGGGCGACATCGGTTTCCGGGCCACCGGTGAACTGAGCCGGTGGACCCGCGGCATCCTCCTCGAACGCGACGGCGCGTCGGCGATCTGGATCCCGAACGAATCGATCCGGGCGATCCGGACCGAGCGGGGGCTCGCCGGGAAGGTGATGACGAAGGACGGGGTCCTGGTGATCCGGTGGGAGTTGCCCACCGGCACCGAGATCGACACGGGATTCCGTGGCGACGACAAGACGATGTACCCGGTATGGGTACGTGAGACAAGCAGTGACGATTCAGCGAATGCGGCGGGCTCTGGTGAGGTCGAGCAGAACGGAGAAGACGCATGA
- the carB gene encoding carbamoyl-phosphate synthase large subunit codes for MPRRTDLSHILVIGSGPIVIGQACEFDYSGTQACRVLREEGLRVSLVNSNPATIMTDPEFADSTYVEPITADFVEKVIAREKAKGTPIDAVLATLGGQTALNTAVALHEQGILEKYDVELIGADFDAIQRGEDRQKFKDIVEKCGGESARSRVCYTMDEVKATVAELGYPVVVRPSFTMGGLGSGMAYDEADLERIAGGGLAASPTANVLIEESILGWKEYELELMRDGRDNVVIVCSIENVDPVGVHTGDSVTVAPAMTLTDREYQKMRDLSIDILREVGVDTGGCNIQFAMDPRDGRLVVIEMNPRVSRSSALASKATGYPIAKMAAKLAIGYTLDEIVNDITKETPACFEPTLDYVVVKAPRFAFEKFPGADGTLTTTMKSVGEAMSIGRNFTEAFGKVMRSLETKRAGYWTGPEVEGTLDELLEAIKVPTDGRMYQIAQALELGATVEQLFDATAIDPWFLDQMQQIVELGATVRSADTFGETELRFTKHHGFSDRQIAALRPQQFDSEDAVRALRTELNVHPVYKTVDTCAAEFEAKTPYHYSTYELDPDAETEVAPQTERPKVLILGSGPNRIGQGIEFDYSCVHAAQTLSEAGYETVMVNCNPETVSTDYDTADRLYFEPLTFEDVLEVYRAESLSGTVAGVIVQLGGQTPLGLAKRLEAAGVPIVGTSPEAIDLAEDRGEFGRVLTEAGLPAPKFGTATTFEGARDIASGIGYPVLVRPSYVLGGRGMEIVYDEKSLENYISRATEISDDRPVLVDRFLEDAVEIDVDALCDGDEVYLGGIMEHIEEAGIHSGDSACALPPITLGRTDIENVRRSTEALAKGIGVKGLLNVQYALKDDILYVLEANPRASRTVPFVSKATAVQLAKACARVMMGESIADLRASGILPAEGDGGTTPVDAPVAVKEAVLPFNRFRRADGTRIDTLLSPEMKSTGEVMGIDADFGTAFAKSQTASYGSLPTSGAVFVSVANKDKRSLIFPVKRLADLGFRILATDGTADVLRRNGITCERVHKQSGEDLPEGARTIVDQIEAGEVDMVINTPYGNSGPRVDGYEIRAAAVGKSVPCITTVQGASAAVQGIEAALRGDIGVQSLQELHAGLRDAGDDRK; via the coding sequence ATGCCACGTCGTACCGATCTCTCCCACATCCTGGTGATCGGGTCCGGCCCGATCGTCATCGGCCAGGCCTGCGAGTTCGACTACTCGGGCACGCAGGCGTGCCGCGTCCTCCGCGAGGAGGGACTGCGGGTGTCGCTGGTCAACTCCAACCCGGCCACGATCATGACGGACCCCGAGTTCGCCGACTCCACCTACGTCGAGCCGATCACCGCCGACTTCGTCGAGAAGGTCATCGCCCGTGAGAAGGCCAAGGGCACGCCGATCGATGCCGTGCTGGCGACGCTCGGCGGACAGACGGCCCTGAACACCGCGGTCGCACTGCACGAGCAGGGCATCCTGGAGAAGTACGACGTCGAACTGATCGGCGCCGACTTCGACGCGATCCAGCGCGGTGAGGACCGCCAGAAGTTCAAGGACATCGTCGAGAAGTGTGGTGGCGAGTCCGCCCGCTCGCGGGTCTGCTACACGATGGACGAGGTCAAGGCCACCGTTGCCGAACTCGGCTACCCGGTGGTCGTGCGCCCGTCGTTCACCATGGGTGGCCTCGGCTCCGGCATGGCGTACGACGAGGCCGACCTCGAGCGCATCGCCGGCGGCGGCCTGGCCGCGTCGCCCACCGCGAACGTCCTGATCGAGGAGTCCATCCTCGGGTGGAAGGAGTACGAGCTCGAGCTGATGCGCGACGGCCGCGACAACGTCGTGATCGTCTGCTCGATCGAGAACGTCGACCCGGTCGGTGTGCACACCGGCGACTCGGTGACCGTCGCCCCGGCGATGACCCTCACCGACCGCGAATACCAGAAGATGCGCGATCTCTCGATCGACATCCTGCGCGAGGTCGGCGTCGACACCGGTGGCTGCAACATCCAGTTCGCGATGGATCCGCGCGACGGCCGTCTGGTCGTCATCGAGATGAACCCGCGCGTGTCGCGGTCGTCGGCGCTGGCCTCGAAGGCCACCGGCTACCCGATCGCGAAGATGGCCGCCAAGCTGGCCATCGGCTACACCCTCGACGAGATCGTCAACGACATCACCAAGGAGACGCCGGCCTGCTTCGAGCCGACGCTCGACTACGTCGTCGTCAAGGCCCCGCGCTTCGCGTTCGAGAAGTTCCCCGGCGCCGACGGCACGCTGACCACCACGATGAAGTCCGTCGGTGAGGCCATGTCGATCGGCCGCAACTTCACCGAGGCGTTCGGCAAGGTCATGCGCTCGCTGGAGACCAAGCGGGCCGGCTACTGGACCGGGCCCGAGGTCGAGGGCACCTTGGACGAGCTGCTCGAGGCGATCAAGGTCCCGACCGACGGCCGCATGTACCAGATCGCCCAGGCCCTCGAGCTGGGTGCGACGGTCGAGCAGCTGTTCGACGCGACCGCGATCGATCCGTGGTTCCTCGACCAGATGCAGCAGATCGTCGAGCTGGGGGCCACGGTCCGCTCCGCCGACACCTTCGGTGAGACCGAACTGCGGTTCACCAAGCACCACGGCTTCTCCGACCGCCAGATCGCGGCGCTGCGCCCGCAGCAGTTCGACTCCGAGGACGCGGTGCGTGCGCTGCGCACCGAGCTGAACGTGCACCCGGTCTACAAGACCGTCGACACGTGCGCCGCCGAGTTCGAGGCCAAGACCCCGTACCACTACTCGACGTACGAGCTCGATCCCGACGCCGAGACCGAGGTCGCGCCGCAGACCGAGCGCCCCAAGGTCCTCATCCTCGGCTCGGGCCCGAACCGGATCGGCCAGGGCATCGAGTTCGACTACTCGTGTGTGCACGCCGCGCAGACGCTGTCCGAGGCCGGCTACGAGACCGTCATGGTCAACTGCAACCCCGAGACCGTGTCGACCGACTACGACACCGCCGACCGCCTGTACTTCGAGCCGCTGACGTTCGAGGACGTCCTCGAGGTGTACCGCGCCGAGAGCCTGTCCGGCACCGTCGCCGGCGTCATCGTCCAGCTCGGTGGCCAGACCCCGCTCGGCCTGGCCAAGCGCCTCGAGGCGGCCGGTGTGCCGATCGTGGGCACCAGCCCCGAGGCCATCGACCTGGCCGAGGATCGTGGCGAGTTCGGTCGCGTCCTCACCGAGGCCGGCCTGCCCGCGCCGAAGTTCGGCACCGCCACCACGTTCGAGGGGGCGCGCGACATCGCGTCCGGGATCGGCTACCCGGTGCTGGTGCGCCCGTCGTATGTCCTCGGCGGCCGCGGCATGGAGATCGTGTACGACGAGAAGTCGCTGGAGAACTACATCTCCCGTGCCACCGAGATCTCCGACGACCGGCCGGTGCTGGTCGACCGCTTCCTCGAGGACGCGGTGGAGATCGACGTCGACGCCCTGTGCGACGGCGACGAGGTGTACCTCGGCGGCATCATGGAGCACATCGAGGAGGCCGGTATCCACTCCGGCGACTCGGCATGCGCCCTGCCCCCGATCACGCTGGGCCGCACCGATATCGAGAACGTGCGCCGCTCCACCGAGGCGCTCGCGAAGGGTATCGGCGTCAAGGGACTGCTCAACGTGCAGTACGCGCTCAAGGACGACATCCTGTACGTCCTCGAGGCCAACCCGCGTGCGTCGCGGACGGTGCCGTTCGTCTCGAAGGCCACCGCCGTGCAGCTCGCGAAGGCCTGTGCCCGCGTCATGATGGGCGAGTCGATCGCCGATCTGCGTGCCTCGGGCATCCTGCCGGCCGAGGGCGACGGCGGCACCACGCCGGTCGACGCCCCCGTCGCCGTCAAGGAAGCGGTCCTGCCGTTCAACCGGTTCCGTCGCGCCGACGGCACCCGCATCGACACGCTCCTGAGCCCGGAGATGAAGTCCACGGGCGAGGTCATGGGCATCGATGCGGACTTCGGTACCGCGTTCGCGAAGAGCCAGACCGCGTCGTACGGGTCGCTGCCCACCAGCGGCGCCGTGTTCGTCTCGGTCGCCAACAAGGACAAGCGGTCGCTGATCTTCCCGGTCAAGCGGCTCGCCGACCTGGGTTTCCGGATCCTGGCCACCGACGGCACCGCGGACGTGCTGCGCCGCAACGGCATCACGTGCGAGCGGGTGCACAAGCAGTCCGGTGAGGACCTGCCCGAGGGCGCGCGCACCATCGTCGACCAGATCGAGGCCGGTGAGGTCGACATGGTGATCAACACGCCGTACGGCAACTCCGGTCCGCGTGTCGACGGCTACGAGATCCGTGCTGCCGCGGTCGGCAAGTCCGTTCCGTGCATCACCACCGTGCAGGGCGCGTCCGCGGCCGTCCAGGGCATCGAGGCGGCGCTGCGCGGCGACATCGGCGTCCAGTCGCTGCAGGAACTGCACGCCGGGCTGCGTGATGCGGGGGACGACCGGAAATGA
- the carA gene encoding glutamine-hydrolyzing carbamoyl-phosphate synthase small subunit, which translates to MSAFDSNMAVLVLEDGRVFRGTSFGAVGQTLGEAVFSTGMTGYQETLTDPSYHRQIVVSTAPQIGNTGWNDEDNESVGRDGDPAGSRIWVAGYVVRDPSRVTSNWRATGSLQDELVRQGVVGIAGIDTRALVRHLRTRGSMRAGIFSGDALADVDVLLERVKGQPSMLGLNLTAEVTTPGGYIIEPKGEVRYTVAAIDLGIKSSTPQMFAERGMRVHVLPAKTTLHDLLDLKADGVFLSNGPGDPATADDTVHLTKEILGQGIPLFGICFGNQILGRALGLNTYKMKFGHRGINIPVVEHATGRIAITAQNHGFALEGEAGQEFDTPFGRAVISHTCANDGAVEGVRLLDDRAFSVQYHPEAASGPHDASYLFDRFASLLEGDKN; encoded by the coding sequence ATGAGCGCCTTTGACAGCAATATGGCGGTCCTGGTTCTCGAGGACGGCCGGGTCTTCCGCGGCACCAGCTTCGGTGCGGTGGGACAGACCCTCGGGGAAGCGGTCTTCAGCACCGGCATGACCGGCTACCAGGAGACCCTCACCGACCCCAGCTACCACCGGCAGATCGTGGTGTCGACGGCACCTCAGATCGGCAACACCGGCTGGAACGACGAGGACAACGAGTCGGTCGGGCGGGACGGCGACCCCGCCGGGTCCCGGATCTGGGTGGCCGGCTACGTGGTCCGCGACCCCTCCCGCGTGACCTCCAACTGGCGGGCGACCGGCTCGCTGCAGGACGAACTGGTCCGGCAGGGCGTCGTCGGTATCGCCGGCATCGACACCCGTGCGCTGGTCCGCCACCTGCGCACCCGCGGCTCGATGCGCGCCGGCATCTTCTCCGGTGACGCGCTGGCCGACGTCGACGTCCTGCTCGAGCGGGTCAAGGGCCAGCCGTCGATGCTCGGCCTGAACCTCACCGCCGAGGTCACCACGCCCGGCGGCTACATCATCGAGCCGAAGGGCGAGGTCCGCTACACCGTCGCCGCGATCGACCTGGGTATCAAGTCGAGCACCCCGCAGATGTTCGCCGAGCGCGGTATGCGGGTGCACGTGCTGCCGGCGAAGACGACGCTGCACGACCTGCTCGACCTGAAGGCCGACGGTGTCTTCCTGTCCAACGGCCCCGGTGACCCGGCGACCGCGGACGACACGGTCCACCTGACCAAGGAGATCCTCGGCCAGGGCATCCCGTTGTTCGGCATCTGCTTCGGCAACCAGATCCTCGGCCGCGCGCTGGGACTGAACACCTACAAGATGAAGTTCGGGCACCGGGGCATCAACATCCCCGTCGTCGAGCACGCCACCGGGCGTATCGCGATCACCGCCCAGAACCACGGCTTCGCCCTGGAAGGGGAGGCCGGCCAGGAGTTCGACACCCCGTTCGGCCGCGCCGTCATCAGCCACACCTGCGCCAACGACGGCGCCGTCGAGGGTGTGCGCCTGCTCGACGACCGCGCGTTCTCCGTGCAGTACCACCCCGAGGCCGCGTCCGGCCCGCACGACGCGTCCTACCTGTTCGACCGTTTCGCCAGCCTGCTCGAGGGAGACAAGAACTAA
- the coaBC gene encoding bifunctional phosphopantothenoylcysteine decarboxylase/phosphopantothenate--cysteine ligase CoaBC, whose protein sequence is MSATAPVSEREPGTPRRIVVGVGGGIAAYKSCALIRSFTESGHRVRVIPTEAALRFVGRATFEALSGNPVDTGVFEDVPEVAHVRLGQEADLVVIAPATADLMARAVAGRADDLLTATLLTARCPVVFAPAMHTEMWEHPATVSNVATLRERGNIVIEPASGRLTGKDTGAGRLPEPEEIFGLASLLLERASALPRDLVGRRVVVSAGGTREPLDPVRYLGNRSSGKQGYAIARLAAQRGADVTLIAGATAELADPAAVTVVHVRTAQQMHDAVATHAAGADAVIMSAAVADFRPATVATDKIKKGAGEPDSIPLIKNPDILAGLVQARRDGTLAADTAIVGFAAETGDASGSVLDHARTKLARKGCDLLVVNAVGDGKAFEVDHNDGWLLGADGTETAIEPGSKSLMASRVLDAVVGLLPAVSK, encoded by the coding sequence GTGAGCGCCACCGCGCCCGTGTCCGAACGGGAGCCCGGGACACCGCGGCGGATCGTCGTCGGTGTCGGCGGCGGTATCGCCGCCTACAAGAGCTGTGCCCTGATCCGCAGCTTCACCGAGAGCGGACACCGGGTGCGGGTGATCCCCACCGAGGCCGCACTCCGGTTCGTCGGCCGCGCCACGTTCGAGGCACTGTCCGGCAACCCGGTCGACACCGGGGTGTTCGAGGACGTCCCGGAGGTCGCCCACGTGCGCCTCGGCCAGGAGGCCGACCTCGTGGTCATCGCCCCCGCCACCGCCGACCTCATGGCCCGGGCGGTGGCCGGGCGGGCCGACGACCTGCTCACCGCGACCCTGCTGACGGCCCGATGTCCCGTCGTGTTCGCGCCCGCGATGCACACCGAGATGTGGGAGCATCCCGCGACGGTGTCGAACGTCGCGACGTTGCGGGAACGCGGCAACATCGTGATCGAACCCGCGTCCGGCCGGCTCACCGGCAAGGACACCGGGGCGGGACGGCTGCCGGAACCGGAGGAGATCTTCGGTCTGGCGTCGCTGCTGCTCGAGCGTGCGTCCGCGTTGCCGCGGGATCTCGTCGGCCGACGTGTCGTCGTCTCGGCCGGTGGTACCCGCGAACCCCTCGACCCGGTCCGGTACCTCGGTAACCGCAGTTCCGGCAAGCAGGGGTACGCGATCGCCCGGCTGGCGGCGCAGCGCGGTGCCGACGTCACCCTGATCGCCGGCGCGACCGCCGAACTGGCCGATCCGGCCGCGGTGACCGTCGTGCACGTGCGGACGGCGCAGCAGATGCACGACGCCGTCGCGACGCATGCGGCCGGCGCGGACGCGGTGATCATGTCGGCGGCCGTCGCCGATTTCCGGCCCGCCACCGTCGCCACCGACAAGATCAAGAAGGGGGCCGGGGAACCGGACTCCATTCCGTTGATCAAAAACCCTGACATTCTCGCCGGTCTCGTGCAGGCTCGACGGGACGGCACCCTCGCGGCCGACACCGCGATCGTCGGATTCGCGGCCGAGACCGGGGATGCGTCGGGAAGTGTTCTCGACCATGCGCGCACGAAACTGGCGCGCAAGGGCTGCGATCTTCTCGTGGTCAACGCGGTCGGTGACGGCAAGGCGTTCGAGGTCGACCACAACGACGGCTGGCTTCTCGGTGCCGACGGCACCGAGACGGCCATCGAACCGGGATCGAAGTCGCTCATGGCGAGTCGCGTGCTCGACGCGGTCGTCGGACTGCTTCCTGCAGTGTCGAAGTAG
- the mihF gene encoding integration host factor, actinobacterial type — protein MALPQLTDEQRAAALEKAAAARKARAELKERLKRGGTDLKQVLKDAEEDEILGKMKVSALLEALPKVGKVKAQEIMTELEIAPTRRLRGLGDRQRKALLARFDFEA, from the coding sequence GTGGCCCTTCCCCAGTTGACCGACGAGCAGCGCGCTGCTGCTCTGGAGAAGGCGGCTGCCGCCCGCAAGGCCCGGGCTGAGCTCAAGGAGCGCCTCAAGCGCGGCGGCACCGACCTCAAGCAGGTCCTGAAGGATGCCGAAGAGGACGAGATCCTCGGCAAGATGAAGGTGTCGGCTCTGCTCGAAGCCCTGCCCAAGGTCGGCAAGGTCAAGGCACAGGAGATCATGACCGAGCTGGAGATCGCTCCGACCCGTCGCCTGCGTGGCCTCGGCGATCGGCAGCGCAAGGCTCTGCTCGCTCGCTTCGACTTCGAGGCCTGA